GATAAACCTCTAGTGTTGGCCAAACTCCTGACCCTGGTCCAATCTAGCTAGTCCTGTCTTTCTGTTACACAgcaatcatattaaaaaattttaaacccataccttctgtcttggactcaatactgtattggttttaaggcagaagagctgtaaaggctgGCAATGGGGgtggaatgacttgcccaggttcacacagctaggaagtatctgagaccagatttgaacccagaatctcccatctctggaactgactttttatccactgagccaccttgctaccTCCATTcatgttcatttaatttttttttattgatttcacACTAAATTTACCAAAcataaaaaagagagatagagcaTATCCATAAtcaaagtaaaaaagagaaaaaaaggagaatgtaAAGGGAAACTGCATTTGAGGTTCATAACATTTATTTTACAAGCTCTCCCATCATCATTGTCATATAGTAAAATGACATCTTCAAAAGTAGCATGTTAAATTTAttgtaaatgtttttattaaagcAAAACATACATAACTGAATTTGTAGTTTCCCATCTAATCCTCTGAATAGGCAGAGGCCTGAGCGAAGTCATGGAGAGAGAATAGCACAAAGCATGTTCAGGAGACCAATTTTGCATATTATAGATGAGCAGTGAAGTCCAGGAATATTCGAACTTGCTTAACATGACATAGAAAGTTGCTCTGTCCCCAGTCAAGTGTTTCCTTAGGTTTTTCCACAATCCAAAAGAAGGGCTACACAGATATTTTTTTAAGTCCCAATGTTAAGGAAAATTGGTTGTTCTTTATGAGAGAGCTATTTCATGAACTCTCCTGTGAGACAGATAATAGGCAGCTTATTACCCCTACTTTAAAGATTAAAGGAGgacggagtcaagatggcagcttagcaagcagcaaaagttcagacctcgtggaagacccttccttacccgatacagactgaatgctcctagggcactgaaattcaatctgaacaacaggacagaagcggggaaccctccttctggactcaaatcaaaaggtacgcccccccccaaagccggaatctgacaatactcagggctaagaggaaggcagagggaaggtcccaggacccctaccccacAACCCAGaaggctgagcccccagcagcagcgggaacctctgagcgggcaaaggtgctggtttgcagggtctaccttgtgagcagaggggcgccgggctcggagcatccagcttggacagcggggaggaagccatgGAGAAAagggctgtggctgggtccctctattgggctccagtctcaccattgcctcggggcacatccagacccaTCCAGTtaaacataatcccatcaaaactcctcagagtttagggaggtggacaaaggcacttgcggacagcagagaagcagctggagagaactggagagagcctgggtggcccagccttccaggagtcttcagagcctcagagcttcataccacatacagcccaacccaattgaactcaatccaatcaaaagcctccagaggacagggaagctaatattcctcccctagagactgtaccaagagatctgacaaagctccaagaggggaaactgacagccccaaaaccaaaacaaaatgagaggagcaagagcacagccaaatacggggagcaaagaaggggtaaactcgagcaaacaacagaaaaagaagaaagaaattacaatagacagcttctgcacaggtaatgagcaaagagcgaatgaaaaagagggggaggacccagcaaaggaaaaatcagaaatcccatcGAATTGGATACacgctttggaagaactcaaaatgcaattcaaaacacaattaacagaggctgaagacaattgggaaaagaacttaaaaactaagataagtcatctggaaacagaaaatagtgtcttgaaagccaaaatcaaccagctggaaaatgaggcaaaggagatgaaagatgacctccaaagaaaatccctccaaaaggaaaaggacgaccaaaaaactaaggatgaaatccagtctttaaaaaccaaaatacaacaactagaatcgagtgacctcacaaggcagcaggacactataaaacaaaaccaaaagaatgaaaaaattgtggaaaatatgaagcatctcattcacaaaacagaggatttagaaaatcgttcaaggagagacaatttaagaattattggcctaccagaagaccatgacaaaataaaaagcctggacattatattacaggaaattattaaagaaaactgccccgaaatccttgaacaagagggaaaagtggagattgatagaatccacaggtcacctcctgtacttaatccccaactgacaacacccaggaatgttatagccaaattcaagaactatcagactaaagaaaagatattacaagctgccaagaagaagtcattcagataccaaggaaccacagtgaggataactgaggatctggctgcatccacactgaaaaaaagaaaggcatggaatacgatattccggaaagcaagggaactaggtctacaaccaagaatcaactacccaggaaaactgacaatattcttacaggggaaagtatggtcattgaacaaaatagaagaatttcaagaattcgtaaagaaaagaccagacctgaacagaaaatttgatgtccaagcacagaactcaagagaatcatcaaaaggtaattaaaaaatagaggaaaaaagaaaataaagattaaaacaCTGTAAAACATTGTTGCAAAGAGAAGAACTTTTCAAAGCAGCTCTTTACCTTCTTTATCAGCGAAGTTTGGATGATGGACAAAGCAATGATTAGATAAAGAGCCTCTCCTGAGGTGAAGAACAAGAAACTTCAGTTgagttttccattttcattaagGCACAAGTTTTAAACAAATcatgaagggggaaaaatcacAATAGAGACAGACATGGAAACAGACAttcacagagagaggagaaagacagagacagtaacacccagagagaggagagaatacagaaagaaaaaaaggaagaagggagacagagTTAGAGAAGCagagatagtgagagagagaaagaaacagaggcagagagatagagacagagacagagagagagaaggagatagacagagacaaagggagacagagggacagagacagggagggagagaaagaaagggaggggagagacagacagagagacgaagtgaaagagagatagagtgatagagacagagagggtgggagggagggagagagggaaagagagggaatgaTATGAAAATTACACTTGAGAGGGCAAAAAAGATGTTTGAGAACATATGCTAATTAGTTTTGATGATATAGTGATAATATTTTGTCAGCATTCTAGGGAGTTTTGCAATATTTGATTACTGAAAAGAGTTTTAGTAAATCTTACATAATTTCTTTAGATTGGATAGCATATTTACACCCAACAACTTCTAATAGAAGTacttttgaaatatgatatcatGAAAAGAAAGAGTAGTTGGAAGATTTAATAGGGTAAATAGCAAAAGATTAACTATTAAGACTGGATTGATTTGAGGAAAGATGGCAATGACAAAAATTCCAGctaaattgaggcaaatagaggttaagtgatttgcccagggtcacacagttagtaattgTTTGAAGcttaatttgaattcagatcttcctgattttaggtacCCTGTAGTCACCTCGCTGTCTGAGGGAAATACTCTGAGAAGTCAGAAAAGAAAACTTGACTTTCATCATTTCATAGATCTTAGAGAACATCTACTCCAGCCTTCCCCTCTTTAGATATGAAAATTAAAACCTCACTAAATTAAATGACTCCCATTAGATCACACAAATAATAATTACCAGTCCTAAGAATAACACAGAACCTCTGCCTTTTCCACTATATCAGAATGGTTTTTATAGGGTAAGGGACAAAATAAGGTAAATTTTGAATGCTGGAAGTTTGTACATGTTCTAATGAACAAAGTGAAATCACTGTAAGTctttgaacaagaaaaaaaaagaaagaaaagaaaaacaatgtttaaaacaaacaatTCTCAAACTTGGACCCAGTATCcttctattgttgttgtttagttccATCTAATTTTTGATGatttcatttggcattttcttcgcaaagatcctgaagtggcttgccatttccttctccagatcattttataagataaggaactgagacaaagatggttaagtgacttgcccagagttaaccagctagttaagtgtctgaggccagatttgaactcaggaagacagcTTCCTGACTCTATCCCTGGCACTCTGTTGTAGAAATACCAGTAGACATTTAAAAGGAGATCTTCCAGAGGCAGGTGTAATTGTCTTAGGatcccttttcattttaaaaaatcactaaagATGGAGGCAGTGAATTGAGAGGCCAGATCTAGATATgcaaggtcctgagttcaaatttgaccccagatacttcctagctgtgttactgtgggcaagtcccttaaccccaattgtctatctttaccactcttctgccttggaagacagtattgattctaagacagaagattagggACCTTTATGGATGGTTTAGTGCCCCCCATTACTTTTTAAGTTTTATACTACTATTatggggtaactaggtggcacagtgccaggcctagagtcaggaagattcctctttgtgagtacaaatctggcctcagacaattactagctgtgtgaccgtgggcaagtcacttaaccctgcctcagtttctcatctgcaaaatgagctggggaaggaaatgccaaattacTGTAGGATCTTTTACCAGACCTGACTAAAAGACAACTAAACAACTGAATCACTGTTCTACAGGCTAGATTGGGGgcagggctgggggtgggggttaaGATTCTAAATTTCCACAACTTACTAGCAAATGAAATAGTAGCCCtattgataaaaatttaaaaattgattgaTTTGGTTTTAGAAATACCAGTAGACATTTAAAAGGAGATCTTCCAGAGGCAGGTGTAAATATTGATGTAGGTTTCAATGGTTATGGTTCCATAAAAACTTGGGAGTAGTTGGCATAGTTGAAATCATGAGAATACATGAGTTTGCTGGAATATTTTCAAGAATTAACTCCTGAGGACCTAGTTTTGGAGAAAGTATTCTGAAATATGTTGTCTCCTGGAACCCAAGGAAAAAGCAAGTTTCAAGGGGAGAGTTCACTAGATGTCCTGATGATCAAGCctagctgggttttttttttttaattgatgatgaaagaaaacaaagaaagcatttattaagttcttgccCTGGTCAaagaactgtgctaagctctagggcACAAATAGAAAAGTCAGACAGCCCCTTGTTCTTCAGGAGTGCatgttctaatggggaagacagaaCAAGCAGAAGGTTTCCACTTCAAGTCAAATGGAATGTTCTCACAATCATTAGGATACAGCAGTGAAACACAACATGCcccttctttaatgtcatttctactgataaaatcTTATTAGTTTCTGATGGTGAACTATTTGACAGGGCTGAGGATTTTGGTAGCAAGAACTCTTCTTTCATGATCTTCAATAGATGTGACTATAGCTGTTATCATGTTGTCTTTCCAAAAGAATTTCTTTCTAGGATGATGTATGATGGCACTGGGCTAGAAGCATTGTTCTTCCCCAAGGCTCTTAAGATATGATTCCTGGCCTGATTCCATTAGAGTCTGAGGAAAGATGGTGGCCAAGGTGGTGATGGTTTGACTTGTTTGGTATGTGCCATCCTCTTGTCTATGACTCCCTCAGGGAGTCTTGCCACTTGAGATAGGCTGGCATGCCTGTCCTGTAAATGGTGACCGGTGGGGATGGCTGGCCCTTTCTCCACAGAAGTTGCTTCCCTAAATATTGCAGGCATGACTCATAGCAGAGAGCATCTTTCTCCCAGGAGTATTCACCACACCATTCCAGACAATTGATCATATATCTAaccattaaaaagagaaaatgggatgGTATGAGCGCTTTAGAACATTTTACCCAATTTCCTtttatcttacaaatgaggaaactgtaaTGGGTAAAATGTAAATGAAGAAGTCAAACAATTTAGCCAAATCCAAATGTAGTATAACCTACCTCTATGCCTTTGTTCACATTTCTGAGTATACCTGGTAAGTCTTCCCCAAATCCCCATCCATCCTATGGAGCCAAACTCACTTGCCATCTGTCTCCATGAAGCCTGCCCTCAGTAAAGCTGCTTCTTCCCTCAGGCCACCCATAACACCATTTCCCACTTTACTAGTGCACTTGGGCATGGTTTTGTATTAGAGTTATCTGTGTTGGTGTCTTATTCCCCCAACAGACTGTAAGCTTTTTGGAGGCAGGGGACTATAAGCTGTTGAAATTTTGTCTTCCCCAGGATCCAGTGCAATGCGCAGTATACAATgagcacttaaaaaatgtttctttattgAATTGGATCAAATTGAGCAGTGTCCCAGTGAGAGTCTAATATTTAGCTCCTTTTTACTTTTACTCCACTCAGTTCATTCCTAGTCATtggttttttctcccttctcatttctatttttagaCTCTTTTTAGTGCActtattccttttcctcctctggcTTTCCTTCCTTACTGTAACAATCCAGACTAAAATGTAGGCACTcgatttctcattttcttcttgcaAGAGAACAAATATCATGAAAagctttattctcttttcttgtttttttttttaacaatgattcatttgccattttattatttcaccaaaagaagaaacagaagtagTCTGGTTTTCTTCACACCAACCaatcattttgcattttaaagtttggGATGTTTTCCATAATGAGCTGAATCAAAAatctatttgaaaaatatatatttatataaaaaaaagattcattaagTTTTTGCACATAAAACATCAATTGTTAAGTTGTATCTCTTTATCTTTGATTCCACGCTGCTGGAAAAAAGTTTGACCAAGCTTGCATGCTAATTTGTCCTCAATTGCAAGTATAGGCATTTCATACTTTTTTGCCCAATGAAAGAGTTAACCTTTCTTGACACAATCACAATAACAGTGATTCTGAGGCAACATCCTACCCTTAATACTGTCAGTTTCAAGCCATCAACATGAAAATCCTTAATAAGGTCAGAAGATGCCACTGGGAATCAGTTAACTGATGTGCCTAAAGTTCGgcaatactattttttttaagtctttttgcaccattgattgatttaaaaaaaaaagaaagaaagaaacacccatgttttgtttttcctctttccaaACTGTCCTGTGCAATATGACACTGGCCCTCTGAGGCTGGCATTCTTTGAGCCCTCAATGTATTTCAGCTTGTAGGATGTTCACGTCCCATTGTTTTTTGCCTGAAATTTGTTGAAAATTGCCGTCATAGATTCATACGCAAGTGTTCTGGCCGTTTGGAAATCATGGGAAAAGCTTGTTTTTTGTATGGCCCAGAGTTAGGCTGTCGGATTGGAAGTGGTGCTGATGCCTCTCCACTCACCGTCACATCCATTTGTTCTATTCCACTCGTCTCCATGGGATAATCCACAGGTGTCTGAGTAGTTGCTGCACTGGCTGAAGCACCTCTTCCCCAGAAATCCCCAGGAGAAAATTTGACTGGGCTGACAGGTGTCCGAGGGCTGCCAATGAATCTTCGAGGTGATCGGATTTTTGGTTCAAATGAAAATTTCTCTTTCACACTTTCAAGTACAGATGGAGccacatatgtaaaacccagaaaAACCTGGTTGGCACTTTCACTGAGAGTTGAATCATCTGGGCTGTCAACAGGTGTCTGCCGTGTAAACTTTGAATCAAACTGGCTCACATCCTCTTCAGATTGCAAAAGAGGTTTAAAAGGGGGCTCCACCTTCCGAGCCAGAAGTTCTTCCCAGTTAATGTGTCTGAAGAAAGGATGAGCCTGAACTTCTCCAGCATCCCCAGGACCAGCTCCAAGACGTGAAGCAGcatttctttttagcagctttttaAGCAGATCTCTGGCTTCTTGTGTGAGGTAGGGAGGCAAATTAAGTTTACATTTGAGAATTTTGTCAATTGTCTTCTTTCTGTTCTCCCCAGTAAATGGGGGTGCTCCAGTCAGCATGTCATACATTAATGCCCCCAAACTCCACCAGTCCACAGCACGATTATGGCCACTTCTCATCAAGATTTCAGGGGCCATGTATTCTATTGTTCCACAGAACGTGTGTGTAACTGTTCCATCATGAATAGATTCTTTGCATAGTCCAAAGTCTGTCAATTTCACATGACCTTGGTGATTAAGCATGATATTTTCCGGCTTCAGGTCTCTGTAGATGATCCCTTTTTGATGTAAATGCCCCAAAGCCATGGAGATTTCTGCCAAGTAAAAGCACGCTGTATCTTCCATAAATATTCCCTCTCTTTCTAACTGCATAAATAATTCtcctcctcagacacttccaagctgtgtgatccagggcaagtcacttaacaccaattgcctagcgcttctgccttgcaaccaatacttaatattggaaAGCAAAGATTTACACTGAGATACTCCAGAATGAGGTAGAGTTTTCCACCAGTCTGAAAGGCATAAATTAGGTCCACAATGAAGGGATGCTTTACTTCCTCTAGGATGTTTCGTTCTGCTTTTGTATGAGCTGTATCTTTTGCATTTCTTACTATCATAGCCTTTTTAAGCACCTTCATGGCAAATATTTTCCCAGTATTTGCTCCTGTTACTTTTCGTACTTGGAAAACCTTTCCATAGCCTCCTTTACCAAGTACTCGAAGTAGCTCAAAACATTCTGGTCTAATTTTTTCTGGCCCTTTGTTCACACTGGTTTCTGAGATTTCAAATTTTTCACAATGTTCCATGCCAATTTCATATGGTCCAACTCCTCCATGGTCCATACTTTCACTTAATTGACcacattttttcttccttggttTGAAGACTTTTTAATCTCCACAACTATGAGTAAATCACCTATTGTGACGTAGTTGCTTTTAAGACAAAAGACTCTGACCATCTTTCAGAAGTAATGCAGCTGGTATTACATAATTCTGCTCTTCTCTGATGTTACTTTTATTCAGTTCCCTTCCTCCAGCTCATCCTCAGAGCCTGCGTCCTCCGGCTGGTCCAAGTCGATGTCAAAAACTCCTGCCATGGCCTCAGCTTCCCCGTCTCTGAAGTCTGGCGCTGGATAAAATCCgtcccgccgccgccgccgcctcatGGGCCCGGACCCGCCGCAGCCACcgcttcttttcttgttttttgacATGGAATACATTCTCTTGGGACATGTAGGAGCACTTGTGGCATGAAAAGCAGAAGCTACCGTCTAGGGATTTAATCTTATGTCTTTTGGCAATCCCACTTCCCTTCTCACAATCCTGAGACATCTACAGCATGCTGTCATGGCCAATAACCTAGAGACCAAGTTAGTAAAAAAGTTTAACAATAATACGCCTCAGGCATTGTTGATGCCTATATGACACAACACTCATTTCTGGAGGGACTTTCTAAGGTGGAGGAGTTGCTCATGGGATTCCAGATGAGTCCTCAAAATGTGCTGCCAATAAATGGGATGATTCTATCTAATAGAGATTCCACCTAACACCTACATTTGTCTAATGCCCCACTGCTCCCTGGGGTTGACTCCTTCATCCAAACTGCTCTCAAACTAACACATTAAAATTATTCTAGAGATAAATGACCACCAcatgtttacattttattttattcttcaatcCCCAATCCAAACTGTTGTCTGCCTTTGCTATTAGACACTCATGTTAATAATACTTTTAGatcttaaaaataacaatttgtttaatcagacaaaataaaaaacaaaatgtactctccctcctcccccctcatcTTCCCCATCTCCAGATCACACTTACACCAACCCACTCAACAGCTAGGTGAAGAGTGGGCACACACTTAAAGGAACCTAGCAGGGAAATATATGGAGGAGACAACTCACGTTCAGAGGATCTAGAACATGGGCATCAATGTTATTGGTCCATTAAGGAACATCTGAAGTGCATAATGTTGCCTCTTTCTCACTATGCAACTACTGTATAGTCAGAGAATGAACAAATTTGAGTGGACAGCTCTTTTCATAAGTGTTTGTTGTTATCTGCTGCTCCCCCTTTCTAGTTGAAGTTGCAGAGGACAAGCAGATAGGGCTTTGTAGATGCTTTCTTATCCTGGTGAGCTGGCTTAAAAAGTCAACTTGAAATGTGCTGCTGTGAGTTTCATTTTAATTGGACAGCTCAGCTATCTGAATGAGAGAATGATTGGCTGTCCTGATCTGTGCATCCTAGAGGGAGGCAGTTTGATGCAATTGGAAGCCACCTATATTAAAAAGAACTGCTACTCACACTAAGACTTCACTGTTCCTAAATGTTCCTTTAAAGGTGATAGTTAAGACTTTATAAAGGCTATATTCCAGTAGAGAAGAGAGACTGTCTTATGTGAGATGTCTTGCCTTTTTTTCTGAGCTATGAAGGTTTTAGTTTGATTGCTTAAATTTGAGCTTTCTAAAAGGTGGGAGACTCACCTTTTACTTAAAAAGTTACAACTCACCAAATTTTTGTCCTTAGATGAACATTCATTACTCCATTAGACTTGTTTCCAAATGTTTgtgatttttcaatttctttgtttttccttctttagtCATGAAACATGTGTGTATGCAAATTTGGAGAGATACCCAACAAACCTCAGCTCTGAAATTTCCAACAAGGCAGTCTGTCTCTTTGGTGTCCTTGAAACTACTTCTTCAAACTTggcatttctctattttaaaagatCCCACATAAAAGCTCTTTCTTTGGCTCTTTATTACATTAAACTGTTCCCACACAAGTGAAGTTTCCTTCTACTTTGTTAACAAAGGGATCCAAGTCCTCAGATCTATTACTACAAATCATTTTATCTCCCAAACTGTCCAAAATCCTTCCTAAAAGCTGTATTTCTTCATACATATATAAGTAgtgtatattaaaataaaattctttgtcTATTCCTACTAAACATCAAAATGTGCACCCATAACAGTAGCAATATCTTACATTCTTTGACAATAAATGCAAATCTCTTcctttacacaaaaatattttacccctgtcctttttattcccttattCTTTATGAAAAAGGTCTTAAAGACCTTtcagatgaatggatgaatgaagaaagagttcatttcttacatttcttttataATCCCCACAGAACCTGATAATGCTTTTATAGAAAGTCATCAATGATCTCCTAGCCAAACCCAATAGTCTCTTTTTTTgcttacaaaacattttattattgcttttgttttttaacattactATTATTTCTCAATTCTCAATTTCTCAATTCTATATTTCCAGTGGGAACAGAGAAATATAGTTTAGCAAAATTTACTGCCACCTTGACTGTCTGCCAGCTCATGTCTTGTCTTGTACCTGCTACCAGCCCTCTGGAATCAGGATTGATCATTTGTGTTGTTCTTACTTGTAATATATTGTTGTGTCAATTTCTTTTATCAttgttgtatatatattttgcttttgcgttttgttttgcttaattttcATGAATCAGTTCATAGACGTCTTCATCAGTCTTCCCCaatttttctcagttctcattgtTACTACATCCTTCATTGATCCAGCTTCACTTCTGGCTCTCTGCACTTTTCTAGCTATGCACCAACAACCTTCTCACCCCTCCTTGTCTGTTTCCTTGTTCACAAATCCCAGGCCATTCATGTTCACTCCTCTCTTCacattttagtttccttttacaagtaaataaaaatttcccattagaatgtaaactccttgaataTAGGCACTTTCTCATCTACTTATATCTGTATTCGTAGCTTcacacaatgtctggcacacagtaagatattaataaatgttctatttatctatcatctatttttcactgtttcttatggtacagtaatagtttttttaaattttatagtattttatttgatcatttccatgtattattcattaaagacaaagatcattttcttttcctcccccccaccccctatagactgggtatcacatgtgttcttgattcgaacccattgccatgttgttcatatttgcattagagtgttcgtttagagtctctcctctgtcatgtcccctcaaccgctgtagtcaggcaattgcttttcctctgtgtttctactcccacagtttatcctctgcttctggatagtgttttttcttctagatccctgcagattgttcagggacattacaccgccactaatggagaaatccattacgttcgattataccacagtgtgtttgtctctgtgtacaatgttctacagTAATAGTTTATTATagtaatatatagtaatatactACAATTCGTTCAATCATTtcccactttccagtttttttgctagCACAGAAGTGTTCTTTTGAAGATTTCAGTATTTATGTgacctttccctctgtctttgacctccttgggaTAAATGTCCTGCAGTGAGTATGAATAGTCTGCTACTTTCTCGTCTTATTTTCGAactattttccagaatggttgggctaATTTATAGCTCCACCAAAAGTGTACTAGTGTACCTACTTTCCCGCGAACTCTGCAACATCAGCTATTTCTGCTTTTCATCATCTTTCTAAACTTCTCCCCCAATGtcaaagagttgttttaattttaatttttcttagtttttgtgacttgaagcatttttatatttattatttgctcttaatataaaaattatttacttatatcctttgaacatttactTGTTGAGGACTAAGCCCCTACTCTGTGTTAGTCATTGTGCTAACTGATTATAGATAGCCTTTCTTTTAGTTCTCATCCATTTaggtaaaaatttttatttgtaaaaataagtcCTGGTATAATAATCTACCCATAAGACTGagtaaaaacctggaaagaaccaTAACATCTTTCCATCAAGCTTTTAAATCATCACTTAACCAAGAGCCCAGAGCAGCATTAAAGTTTATGCTGAGAGAGCTAAGTGGAAAAAAGgaggcttttatttattttatttcttagagtAAGGAGGGATAgtcttaaaattatttatagactGATACATATTTGGATACCTACTTGTTAGGCTGCTTTAGAGATTTCATAGTGCTTCAGGGTCAAGGATTCATTTACCTTTGCAGTCTCCTGAGGAAGGTTACTCCTGTTCCCATTTACCAAGGCCATAACAGTCATGCATCAGTTAATTTAGGGTTGAAAGGTACTGCCTTTGTGCTGGAAACAACTGACTTCAACTCCTCTGGAACCTCATAGTCATAAGATATAAGATTCTATAAC
This DNA window, taken from Monodelphis domestica isolate mMonDom1 chromosome 6, mMonDom1.pri, whole genome shotgun sequence, encodes the following:
- the LOC100011566 gene encoding LOW QUALITY PROTEIN: ribosomal protein S6 kinase beta-1-like (The sequence of the model RefSeq protein was modified relative to this genomic sequence to represent the inferred CDS: substituted 2 bases at 2 genomic stop codons), which gives rise to MYSMSKNKKRSGGCGGSGPMRRRRRRDGFYPAPDFRDGEAEAMAGVFDIDLDQPEDAGSEDELEEGNXIKKKCGQLSESMDHGGVGPYEIGMEHCEKFEISETSVNKGPEKIRPECFELLRVLGKGGYGKVFQVRKVTGANTGKIFAMKVLKKAMIVRNAKDTAHTKAERNILEEVKHPFIVDLIYAFQTGGKLYLILEYLSLGSVXGGELFMQLEREGIFMEDTACFYLAEISMALGHLHQKGIIYRDLKPENIMLNHQGHVKLTDFGLCKESIHDGTVTHTFCGTIEYMAPEILMRSGHNRAVDWWSLGALMYDMLTGAPPFTGENRKKTIDKILKCKLNLPPYLTQEARDLLKKLLKRNAASRLGAGPGDAGEVQAHPFFRHINWEELLARKVEPPFKPLLQSEEDVSQFDSKFTRQTPVDSPDDSTLSESANQVFLGFTYVAPSVLESVKEKFSFEPKIRSPRRFIGSPRTPVSPVKFSPGDFWGRGASASAATTQTPVDYPMETSGIEQMDVTVSGEASAPLPIRQPNSGPYKKQAFPMISKRPEHLRMNL